Proteins from one Mustela erminea isolate mMusErm1 chromosome 20, mMusErm1.Pri, whole genome shotgun sequence genomic window:
- the GGA2 gene encoding ADP-ribosylation factor-binding protein GGA2 isoform X2, which produces MAAAATVAAGAGAAAGAESAEGSPGPAAALELWLNKATDPSVSEQDWSAIQNFCDQVNTDPNGPTHAPWLLAHKIQSPQEKEALYALTVLEMCVNHCGEKFHNEVAKFRFLNELIKVLSPKYLGSWTTEKVKGRVIEILFSWTVWFPEDVKIRDAYQMLKKQGIVKQDPKLPVDKILPPPSPWPKSSIFDADEEKSKLLTRLLKSNHPEDLQAANRLIKNLVKEEQEKTEKVSKRVSAVEEVRNHVKVLQEMLSVYRRPGQAPPDQEALQVVYERCEKLRPTLFRLASETTDDDDALAEILQANDLLTQGVLLYKQVMEGRVIFGNTVTSSVGDLAVSTVFQKPAGRTKSCPLIDLEVDSGSEQAGTVALSLLHQDLAALGLSDAPVTNKVAGQNCCKEKKNPPASMLPGGDVQSPSAERNLLDLLSPQPCPGPLNYVPQKSIPKEVPPGTKSSPGWSWEAGPLASSPATQNTSLAQVFVPLESVKPSSLPPLIVYDRNGFRILLHFSQTGAPGHPEVQVLLLTMMSTATQPVWDIMFQVAVPKSMRVKLQPASSSKLPAFSPLTPPAVISQMLLLDNPHKEPIRLRYKLTFNQGGQPFSEVGEVKDFPDLAVLGAA; this is translated from the exons atAAAGCTACAGACCCAAGCGTGTCAGAACAGGATTGGTCCGCTATCCAGAATTTCTGTGACCAGGTGAACACCGATCCCAATGG CCCAACCCACGCGCCTTGGCTCCTAGCCCACAAGATCCAGTCTCCGCAAGAGAAAGAAGCTCTTTATGCCTTAACG GTGCTGGAGATGTGTGTGAACCACTGTGGGGAGAAGTTCCACAACGAGGTGGCCAAATTCCGCTTCCTGAATGAGCTGATCAAAGTGTTGTCCCCGAAG taccTGGGGTCCTGGACCACAGAAAAGGTTAAAGGAAGAGTCATCGAAATACTCTTCAGTTGGACTGTCTGGTTTCCAGAGGATGTCAAGATCCGAGATGCTTACCAGATGCTGAAGAAACAGG GAATCGTAAAGCAAGACCCTAAACTACCAGTGGATAAAATTTTGCCTCCACCTTCTCCCTGGCCCAAGAGCTCTATCTTCGATGCCGATGAAGAAAAGTCCAAG CTTCTGACGAGGCTTCTGAAGAGCAACCACCCGGAGGATCTTCAGGCTGCAAACAGGTTGATCAAGAACTTGGTCAAGGAG GAgcaagagaaaactgagaaagtgTCGAAGAGAGTCAGCGCTGTGGAGGAGGTACGGAACCACGTGAAGGTGCTGCAGGAAATGCTGAGCGTGTACCGCCGGCCCGGCCAGGCCCCGCCCGACCAGGAGGCCTTGCAG GTCGTGTATGAGCGCTGTGAGAAGCTGCGGCCCACGCTGTTCCGGCTGGCGAGTGAGACCACGGACGACGACGACGCGCTGG CGGAGATTCTCCAGGCAAATGACCTCCTCACCCAGGGAGTTCTGCTGTACAAACAGGTGATGGAGGGCCGAGTCATCTTTGGGAACACAGTGACCAGCTCAGTGGGAGACCTAGCTGTCTCCACAG TCTTTCAGAAACCCGCAGGCCGCACGAAGAGCTGCCCTCTGATTGACTTGGAGGTGGACAGCGGATCTGAGCAGGCCGGGACTGTGGCACTGTCCTTGCTTCACCAGGACCTGGCAGCCTTAG GACTCAGTGATGCTCCGGTTACCAACAAG GTTGCTGGTCAGAATTGctgtaaggaaaagaagaatccCCCCGCCAGCATGCTGCCCGGTGGTGATGTTCAGAGCCCTTCTGCGGAAAGGAACTTGCTGGatctcctctccccacagccaTGTCCAGGGCCTCT GAATTATGTTCCACAGAAGAGCATTCCTAAGGAAGTGCCCCCTGGCACTAAGTCCTCTCCAGGTTGGTCCTGGGAAGCTGGGCCATTGGCTTCTTCCCCAGCCACCCAGAATACATCGCTGGCTCAAGTGTTTGTCCCTTTGGAGTCTGTCAAGCCCA GCAGCCTGCCGCCTCTTATCGTGTATGACCGGAATGGATTCCGAATTCTGCTCCACTTTTCCCAGACGGGGGCCCCTGGCCACCCGGAGGTGCAGGTGTTGCTGTTGACCATGATGAGCACTGCCACCCAGCCTGTCTGGGACATCATGTTTCAAGTTGCCGTGCCGAAG tCCATGAGAGTGAAGCTGCAGCCGGCATCCAGCTCCAAGCTCCCTGCCTTCAGTCCGCTGACGCCTCCAGCTGTGATCTCTCAGATGCTGTTGCTTGACAATCCGCATAAA GAGCCCATCCGGTTACGGTATAAGCTGACCTTCAACCAGGGTGGACAGCCTTTCAGCGAAGTAGGAGAAGTGAAAGACTTTCCAGATCTGGCAGTCTTGGGTGCAGCCTAA
- the GGA2 gene encoding ADP-ribosylation factor-binding protein GGA2 isoform X3, with protein MTEVWLQSGKVKLCLTLDSSVIRLGRRITGSGAAWRRSGQKVEIQMGLKMDGILQGDKRSECLGLRNNSRNRTLESASCRAWKSFSLRSPQGGLSLEGWVAPQEVGSKEWGWLGKHRTEAFQQLLCARAEPVIQHQADKATDPSVSEQDWSAIQNFCDQVNTDPNGPTHAPWLLAHKIQSPQEKEALYALTVLEMCVNHCGEKFHNEVAKFRFLNELIKVLSPKYLGSWTTEKVKGRVIEILFSWTVWFPEDVKIRDAYQMLKKQGIVKQDPKLPVDKILPPPSPWPKSSIFDADEEKSKLLTRLLKSNHPEDLQAANRLIKNLVKEEQEKTEKVSKRVSAVEEVRNHVKVLQEMLSVYRRPGQAPPDQEALQVVYERCEKLRPTLFRLASETTDDDDALAEILQANDLLTQGVLLYKQVMEGRVIFGNTVTSSVGDLAVSTVFQKPAGRTKSCPLIDLEVDSGSEQAGTVALSLLHQDLAALGILSSPTTRRQRDSVMLRLPTRLLVRIAVRKRRIPPPACCPVVMFRALLRKGTCWISSPHSHVQGL; from the exons ATGACAGAAGTGTGGCTGCAGTCAGGAAAGGTTAAACTCTGCTTGACCTTGGACTCTTCTGTAATCCGGCTCGGGAGGAGAATCACAGGGTCTGGAGCAGCCTGGAGGAGGTCTGGCCAGAAGGTGGAAATTCAGATGGGCCttaaaatggatgggattttacAAGGAGACAAGAGGAGTGAATGTTTAGGCCTAAGGAATAATAGCAGAAACAGGACCCTAGAATCAGCCAGTTGCAGAGCTTGGAAGAGCTTCTCTCTCAGGAGCCCTCAGGGAGGTCTTTCACTGGAGGGATGGGTAGCCCCCCAGGAGGTGGGCAGCAAGGAGTGGGGGTGGTTAGGAAAGCATAGGACAGAGGCCTTCCAGCAGCTCCTTTGTGCAAGAGCAGAGCCTG TCATCCAGCACCAGGCAG atAAAGCTACAGACCCAAGCGTGTCAGAACAGGATTGGTCCGCTATCCAGAATTTCTGTGACCAGGTGAACACCGATCCCAATGG CCCAACCCACGCGCCTTGGCTCCTAGCCCACAAGATCCAGTCTCCGCAAGAGAAAGAAGCTCTTTATGCCTTAACG GTGCTGGAGATGTGTGTGAACCACTGTGGGGAGAAGTTCCACAACGAGGTGGCCAAATTCCGCTTCCTGAATGAGCTGATCAAAGTGTTGTCCCCGAAG taccTGGGGTCCTGGACCACAGAAAAGGTTAAAGGAAGAGTCATCGAAATACTCTTCAGTTGGACTGTCTGGTTTCCAGAGGATGTCAAGATCCGAGATGCTTACCAGATGCTGAAGAAACAGG GAATCGTAAAGCAAGACCCTAAACTACCAGTGGATAAAATTTTGCCTCCACCTTCTCCCTGGCCCAAGAGCTCTATCTTCGATGCCGATGAAGAAAAGTCCAAG CTTCTGACGAGGCTTCTGAAGAGCAACCACCCGGAGGATCTTCAGGCTGCAAACAGGTTGATCAAGAACTTGGTCAAGGAG GAgcaagagaaaactgagaaagtgTCGAAGAGAGTCAGCGCTGTGGAGGAGGTACGGAACCACGTGAAGGTGCTGCAGGAAATGCTGAGCGTGTACCGCCGGCCCGGCCAGGCCCCGCCCGACCAGGAGGCCTTGCAG GTCGTGTATGAGCGCTGTGAGAAGCTGCGGCCCACGCTGTTCCGGCTGGCGAGTGAGACCACGGACGACGACGACGCGCTGG CGGAGATTCTCCAGGCAAATGACCTCCTCACCCAGGGAGTTCTGCTGTACAAACAGGTGATGGAGGGCCGAGTCATCTTTGGGAACACAGTGACCAGCTCAGTGGGAGACCTAGCTGTCTCCACAG TCTTTCAGAAACCCGCAGGCCGCACGAAGAGCTGCCCTCTGATTGACTTGGAGGTGGACAGCGGATCTGAGCAGGCCGGGACTGTGGCACTGTCCTTGCTTCACCAGGACCTGGCAGCCTTAG gcattttatcatctcccaCCACAAGAAGACAAAGG GACTCAGTGATGCTCCGGTTACCAACAAG GTTGCTGGTCAGAATTGctgtaaggaaaagaagaatccCCCCGCCAGCATGCTGCCCGGTGGTGATGTTCAGAGCCCTTCTGCGGAAAGGAACTTGCTGGatctcctctccccacagccaTGTCCAGGGCCTCT GA
- the GGA2 gene encoding ADP-ribosylation factor-binding protein GGA2 isoform X1: MTEVWLQSGKVKLCLTLDSSVIRLGRRITGSGAAWRRSGQKVEIQMGLKMDGILQGDKRSECLGLRNNSRNRTLESASCRAWKSFSLRSPQGGLSLEGWVAPQEVGSKEWGWLGKHRTEAFQQLLCARAEPVIQHQADKATDPSVSEQDWSAIQNFCDQVNTDPNGPTHAPWLLAHKIQSPQEKEALYALTVLEMCVNHCGEKFHNEVAKFRFLNELIKVLSPKYLGSWTTEKVKGRVIEILFSWTVWFPEDVKIRDAYQMLKKQGIVKQDPKLPVDKILPPPSPWPKSSIFDADEEKSKLLTRLLKSNHPEDLQAANRLIKNLVKEEQEKTEKVSKRVSAVEEVRNHVKVLQEMLSVYRRPGQAPPDQEALQVVYERCEKLRPTLFRLASETTDDDDALAEILQANDLLTQGVLLYKQVMEGRVIFGNTVTSSVGDLAVSTVFQKPAGRTKSCPLIDLEVDSGSEQAGTVALSLLHQDLAALGLSDAPVTNKVAGQNCCKEKKNPPASMLPGGDVQSPSAERNLLDLLSPQPCPGPLNYVPQKSIPKEVPPGTKSSPGWSWEAGPLASSPATQNTSLAQVFVPLESVKPSSLPPLIVYDRNGFRILLHFSQTGAPGHPEVQVLLLTMMSTATQPVWDIMFQVAVPKSMRVKLQPASSSKLPAFSPLTPPAVISQMLLLDNPHKEPIRLRYKLTFNQGGQPFSEVGEVKDFPDLAVLGAA; this comes from the exons ATGACAGAAGTGTGGCTGCAGTCAGGAAAGGTTAAACTCTGCTTGACCTTGGACTCTTCTGTAATCCGGCTCGGGAGGAGAATCACAGGGTCTGGAGCAGCCTGGAGGAGGTCTGGCCAGAAGGTGGAAATTCAGATGGGCCttaaaatggatgggattttacAAGGAGACAAGAGGAGTGAATGTTTAGGCCTAAGGAATAATAGCAGAAACAGGACCCTAGAATCAGCCAGTTGCAGAGCTTGGAAGAGCTTCTCTCTCAGGAGCCCTCAGGGAGGTCTTTCACTGGAGGGATGGGTAGCCCCCCAGGAGGTGGGCAGCAAGGAGTGGGGGTGGTTAGGAAAGCATAGGACAGAGGCCTTCCAGCAGCTCCTTTGTGCAAGAGCAGAGCCTG TCATCCAGCACCAGGCAG atAAAGCTACAGACCCAAGCGTGTCAGAACAGGATTGGTCCGCTATCCAGAATTTCTGTGACCAGGTGAACACCGATCCCAATGG CCCAACCCACGCGCCTTGGCTCCTAGCCCACAAGATCCAGTCTCCGCAAGAGAAAGAAGCTCTTTATGCCTTAACG GTGCTGGAGATGTGTGTGAACCACTGTGGGGAGAAGTTCCACAACGAGGTGGCCAAATTCCGCTTCCTGAATGAGCTGATCAAAGTGTTGTCCCCGAAG taccTGGGGTCCTGGACCACAGAAAAGGTTAAAGGAAGAGTCATCGAAATACTCTTCAGTTGGACTGTCTGGTTTCCAGAGGATGTCAAGATCCGAGATGCTTACCAGATGCTGAAGAAACAGG GAATCGTAAAGCAAGACCCTAAACTACCAGTGGATAAAATTTTGCCTCCACCTTCTCCCTGGCCCAAGAGCTCTATCTTCGATGCCGATGAAGAAAAGTCCAAG CTTCTGACGAGGCTTCTGAAGAGCAACCACCCGGAGGATCTTCAGGCTGCAAACAGGTTGATCAAGAACTTGGTCAAGGAG GAgcaagagaaaactgagaaagtgTCGAAGAGAGTCAGCGCTGTGGAGGAGGTACGGAACCACGTGAAGGTGCTGCAGGAAATGCTGAGCGTGTACCGCCGGCCCGGCCAGGCCCCGCCCGACCAGGAGGCCTTGCAG GTCGTGTATGAGCGCTGTGAGAAGCTGCGGCCCACGCTGTTCCGGCTGGCGAGTGAGACCACGGACGACGACGACGCGCTGG CGGAGATTCTCCAGGCAAATGACCTCCTCACCCAGGGAGTTCTGCTGTACAAACAGGTGATGGAGGGCCGAGTCATCTTTGGGAACACAGTGACCAGCTCAGTGGGAGACCTAGCTGTCTCCACAG TCTTTCAGAAACCCGCAGGCCGCACGAAGAGCTGCCCTCTGATTGACTTGGAGGTGGACAGCGGATCTGAGCAGGCCGGGACTGTGGCACTGTCCTTGCTTCACCAGGACCTGGCAGCCTTAG GACTCAGTGATGCTCCGGTTACCAACAAG GTTGCTGGTCAGAATTGctgtaaggaaaagaagaatccCCCCGCCAGCATGCTGCCCGGTGGTGATGTTCAGAGCCCTTCTGCGGAAAGGAACTTGCTGGatctcctctccccacagccaTGTCCAGGGCCTCT GAATTATGTTCCACAGAAGAGCATTCCTAAGGAAGTGCCCCCTGGCACTAAGTCCTCTCCAGGTTGGTCCTGGGAAGCTGGGCCATTGGCTTCTTCCCCAGCCACCCAGAATACATCGCTGGCTCAAGTGTTTGTCCCTTTGGAGTCTGTCAAGCCCA GCAGCCTGCCGCCTCTTATCGTGTATGACCGGAATGGATTCCGAATTCTGCTCCACTTTTCCCAGACGGGGGCCCCTGGCCACCCGGAGGTGCAGGTGTTGCTGTTGACCATGATGAGCACTGCCACCCAGCCTGTCTGGGACATCATGTTTCAAGTTGCCGTGCCGAAG tCCATGAGAGTGAAGCTGCAGCCGGCATCCAGCTCCAAGCTCCCTGCCTTCAGTCCGCTGACGCCTCCAGCTGTGATCTCTCAGATGCTGTTGCTTGACAATCCGCATAAA GAGCCCATCCGGTTACGGTATAAGCTGACCTTCAACCAGGGTGGACAGCCTTTCAGCGAAGTAGGAGAAGTGAAAGACTTTCCAGATCTGGCAGTCTTGGGTGCAGCCTAA